One Paramisgurnus dabryanus chromosome 9, PD_genome_1.1, whole genome shotgun sequence genomic window, TTTTCTATGTCCTCTCCATCTCTTTAGCATACACACTACCCTCAGTATGCAGGTGAAGAGTATGCAGGCAAGTCTCTTCGAGGGCCGTTCGGTGATGCTGTGATGGAGTTTGATGGCACCGTGGGAAAGATTCTGCAAACTTTGGTTAAAACAGGTGTGATTAACAATACACTCGTCTTCTTCACCGCTGACAATGGGTAAGTGTGACATAAACGTCCTTTCTACTGTGACTGTTTCTCGGCTTCTAAGTTTCTTTGTGCTACTAGGCCCGAGCTGATGCGGAGGTCTCGTGGTGGAAACGCAGGACTGATGAAATGTGGCAAAGGCACAACTTACGAAGGAGGAATGAGAGAACCAGCCATTGCATATTGGCCTGGTTTCATCAAACCAGGTGCTAAGAGAACATTAACAACCTATTGAGTCATTAAAAACTATAAGGTCTCATTAACTTTATATAACATATAGGTGAGAGCATGAAGCCAAAGTGGCTCAGTGGGTACTCCGGGtgctccggtttcctcccacaggcccaaaacatgcaagttaggtgaattggagataccaaattgccCCTCCCATGCAGAATTTATCCTAGATCGATCTATCGTTTTTGAAATTATCTAAAAATTGAAATGATGATAGTGATGTTACTCTGCATCTTAACACATTGCATGTTTTTAAAAGGCAGCTGTTATACGTGTTTTATAATTGTTAGTATCAATACGGTTTGTGTGTACTCACAGCTCATGAATGAGGTCTGATGTGTTTGTTCACAGGTGTCACTCATGCCCTATCCAGTTCTTTAGACATCTTGCCCACCTTTGCCAAATTGGCTGGGGCTTCATTACCTGATGTGCAGCTGGATGGAGTGGAAATGACAAATATCCTGTTCAGTCTCGGACCGGTAGGACACAACATTATGAAAAACATTAAGTCTTTCCCTGctagtgtttttatttttaaagccagcggcagcattttttattatttttccaaaAGTTTAattccttccagaaaatgttcttctttaaatatataaacattcaatatatcaaatgaaagaacaggccctctactttcaaacaaaaaatcaatttcatcctatctttatgggttctctttttatcacctctcaaatatgggtagcttctgaaaaaaatacaaaattttgagcaaaaagctgagataattgtgtttttgtaaaggacttttgatagagatcagattcagagcgatgacaCATGTAGGTTTTGatcaatgacgtgacgttaattattttgtgtccgtatggttcaattaaatgtaaagggtagaatttctaaataaatttgcagattacttgcatacattctcttttttgaggaccaagtctaaaatttctagttttatttcattttgaaagaatatttgagggataattgcaaaaatgtcaatgtggtgtaacaggtcaggtctgtgtcaattggtgtaactagtattttttgaataaaaatataaatatattcattaaaaatgtggaataaaatataatcatctagtttagtgaaatataattttttacatttttacatcatttgtcaaacagagctgttttcagcatatgtccggacaaatatataaaaaaacgcattaaaatgtacatttagaaataactaatacaattatattttaatattattattattattattatttttgttgatgaTTAGGCTTaaatgccatcaaggtggataaaatattttatatttctcattctttggtgcAGTTGGCAGTTACagcatttgacattttcagttCCATTAAGTcttaacttttataaaaatggtgcaaatgtaatttttttttttgcataaaatgtacataaatacactatgtgcattaaaataaacctgatgcatgcttttaaaacaagttttttaaaaagatttatgaatttctcatcttgcaaaaccgtttttgtcactgaccgaCATACATGCATCTTGAAGTAGACTCTGTCTGACTAAGCTTGAGCTATTAAATGTGCACGTCCGCTGTGCGATACTTGGGAGTTGTCCTACATGCGAAGAAGCGTTGCGCTTCTCGCCCGATGTGCAACCACCTTTAGTTGTTATTTCAGTCTCTTTTATTAACTTACAAACAAGAAatatacacaaaattaaaagaaaCACAATTTTCTTCAGattaggatttcattttaatttaggTTTAAAGGGTAATGTGTGTTTTTAGTTGTTGGGCTTTGTTCACCAgtgtcttttttaaatgtaaaattttcaACTTTGGTATTTCAGAGTGAAAGACAGGCCATGTTTTACTATCCCTCCAGTCCAAGCAAGAAGTATGGTGTGTTTGCAGTGAGATGGGGAAAATACAAAGCCCATTTCTATACGCAAGGTATGCAGTTCCTTCTTTAGGCTCTTTATATAACCATTACCTTTTTCTAATACATTCTTTTCATTATGTCGTTTGGTTCCTTTCATTCACGTAATTCAGGTGCATCTCACAGTATGACCACTCCAGACCAGGACTGTTCCTTATTAGCCCTAAAGTATCATGACCCCCCTTTACTATTTGACCTGGAGGCAGACCCCTCAGAAAACTACAACCTCAATGGTTCAGACTGGGATCCTGTGCTCCAGAAGATCAATGATTTGAGGGTGCAGTTTGAAGCTTCTATGGTGTTTGGAGAGAGTGAGATTGGAAAAGGGGGCGATCCCGCGCTAGAGCCCTGCTGTTCACCCGAATGCTCCCCTAAACCCAAGTGCTGTCACTGCACTTCTGAGCTGTGATGAGGCAGACTGCCAAGTATTGCCAGTACATACTATTACACAAGGGAAAATGGCTTTTAGACTATGTTTTGAACTTGCTGCTTGTTGACCCTAGACTATACTTTTATATGTACCcaatggggtggtttcctggaaaGGGTTAAtgctgcatacacac contains:
- the arsa gene encoding arylsulfatase A — its product is MDSVQTVVIFALIAAKCVRAPPPNFVLLFADDLGYGDLGCFGHPSSPTPNLDQLAANGLRFTDFYVTSPVCSPSRAALLTGRYQTRSGIYPGVLYPGSKGGLPLNETTIAEVLKSEGYSTAIIGKWHLGVGLNGTYLPTRQGFDNYLGIPYSHDQGPCENLTCFPPDIKCFGRCDVGVVTVPLYFNETIKQQPADFLTLEKTYINFASQFIHDAVHNKQPFFLYYPSHHTHYPQYAGEEYAGKSLRGPFGDAVMEFDGTVGKILQTLVKTGVINNTLVFFTADNGPELMRRSRGGNAGLMKCGKGTTYEGGMREPAIAYWPGFIKPGVTHALSSSLDILPTFAKLAGASLPDVQLDGVEMTNILFSLGPSERQAMFYYPSSPSKKYGVFAVRWGKYKAHFYTQGASHSMTTPDQDCSLLALKYHDPPLLFDLEADPSENYNLNGSDWDPVLQKINDLRVQFEASMVFGESEIGKGGDPALEPCCSPECSPKPKCCHCTSEL